One Thermofilum pendens Hrk 5 DNA segment encodes these proteins:
- the ppsA gene encoding phosphoenolpyruvate synthase: MSDKSTKIVLWFEELRKEDVPIVGGKNANLGEMLNAGIPVPPGFAVTAYAYKRFIEETGIRDKIYEIIRTRVGKGAAKPEDYMEASKEIRALIESVPMPKDIEEEIRRAYRELCRRVGKKEEFVAVRSSATAEDLPDASFAGQQETYLNVKGEDEVIEKVRKCWSSLFTPRAIFYRESKGFAHEKVLISVAVQKMVNSRTAGVMFTLHPVTGDRDKIVIEGHWGLGEAVVSGKVTPDEWIVDKKTMKIIARNIVEKRVELVRDPVTGRTVEREIEPERRNAPSLTDEEVLRLAELAVKIENHYGRPMDIEWAVDRDLKFPESVFIVQARPETVWSRKEAQPTGESVKSVAEAKAVLKGLPASPGVAYGKAKICLSLEDAQRKMQPGDILVTTMTDPDWVPYMKMAAAIVTDEGGMTAHAAIVGRELGIPVIVGTREATKVLVDGKDYTVDARAGIVYEGRVEELLGAKKEEKAVAAAPIEIVWKPITATKIYMNLGVPEKIKDYKDLPFDGIGLMRVEFIMASYVGEHPLYLLESGRGDVLVNKMAEGIALVAREIYPRPVVVRFSDFKTNEYRQLKGGEKYEPQEDNPMLGWRGVSRYISPQYEKAFRLEVKAIKKVREEMGLGNVWVMAPFVRTLWEAEKFVKLLAEEGLESSRDFKVWAMAEVPSIIFLAEEFSRYFDGFSIGSNDLTQLTLGTDRDSAILPKIDPRYFDERDPAVRTAIAMLIEKAHKSPYGYRTVSICGQAPSVYPDFTEFLVRQGIDSISVNPDVVAKTRELVASIERRVILERSLGIERYDEDLGWPMRRTRKGLRNIWARKVDEEF, from the coding sequence ATGAGTGATAAAAGCACTAAGATAGTTTTGTGGTTCGAGGAGCTGAGAAAGGAGGACGTGCCGATAGTGGGAGGAAAGAACGCGAACCTGGGAGAGATGCTCAATGCGGGCATACCGGTTCCTCCTGGCTTCGCCGTTACCGCATATGCCTATAAGAGGTTCATAGAGGAGACGGGTATACGGGATAAGATCTACGAGATAATAAGGACTAGGGTTGGCAAGGGAGCGGCGAAACCGGAGGACTACATGGAGGCTAGCAAGGAGATTCGCGCCTTGATCGAAAGTGTACCGATGCCGAAGGATATAGAGGAGGAGATCCGCAGAGCGTACAGGGAGCTGTGTAGGAGGGTCGGCAAAAAAGAGGAGTTTGTTGCGGTGAGGAGTAGCGCTACCGCTGAGGACCTTCCGGACGCCAGCTTTGCGGGCCAGCAGGAGACTTACCTCAACGTGAAAGGCGAGGACGAGGTGATAGAGAAGGTTAGGAAGTGCTGGTCCAGCCTCTTCACGCCGAGGGCTATATTCTACAGGGAGAGCAAGGGCTTTGCCCATGAGAAGGTGCTTATAAGCGTAGCTGTGCAGAAGATGGTTAACTCCCGCACGGCAGGTGTAATGTTTACTTTGCACCCGGTCACGGGCGATAGGGATAAAATCGTCATAGAGGGACACTGGGGGCTCGGGGAAGCCGTTGTCAGCGGCAAGGTTACGCCGGATGAGTGGATAGTCGACAAGAAGACCATGAAGATAATTGCCAGGAATATTGTGGAGAAGCGTGTAGAGCTTGTAAGAGACCCCGTCACCGGGCGCACCGTTGAGCGCGAGATAGAGCCGGAGAGGAGGAACGCGCCATCCCTAACGGACGAGGAGGTTTTAAGGCTTGCAGAGCTCGCCGTGAAGATCGAGAACCACTACGGAAGGCCGATGGACATTGAATGGGCCGTCGATAGGGACCTTAAGTTCCCAGAAAGCGTGTTCATAGTTCAGGCACGTCCCGAGACTGTGTGGAGCAGGAAGGAGGCGCAGCCAACCGGGGAGTCTGTAAAGAGCGTTGCGGAGGCTAAGGCTGTGCTTAAAGGTCTCCCGGCTAGCCCCGGCGTGGCTTACGGAAAGGCGAAGATTTGTCTCTCGCTTGAAGACGCTCAAAGGAAGATGCAGCCGGGCGATATCCTGGTAACTACAATGACGGACCCGGACTGGGTTCCATACATGAAGATGGCTGCTGCAATAGTTACCGATGAGGGAGGCATGACGGCGCACGCGGCGATTGTCGGCAGAGAGCTTGGAATACCGGTGATCGTAGGTACCCGCGAGGCGACGAAGGTCCTGGTCGACGGGAAGGACTACACTGTTGACGCGCGGGCAGGCATAGTGTACGAAGGCAGGGTCGAGGAGCTACTCGGAGCCAAGAAGGAGGAGAAAGCTGTCGCCGCGGCTCCCATCGAGATAGTGTGGAAGCCCATAACGGCTACGAAGATCTACATGAACCTGGGTGTTCCCGAGAAGATTAAGGACTACAAGGATCTCCCGTTCGACGGCATAGGCCTGATGCGCGTAGAGTTCATCATGGCCAGCTACGTTGGGGAGCACCCGCTCTACCTGCTCGAGAGCGGTAGGGGAGACGTCCTGGTAAACAAGATGGCTGAGGGAATAGCCCTCGTTGCCCGCGAGATATACCCGAGGCCCGTTGTCGTGAGGTTCAGCGACTTTAAGACGAACGAGTACCGCCAGCTCAAGGGAGGGGAGAAGTACGAGCCACAGGAGGACAACCCGATGCTGGGCTGGCGCGGCGTTAGCAGGTACATCAGCCCGCAGTACGAGAAGGCTTTCCGGCTGGAGGTTAAAGCCATAAAGAAGGTCCGGGAAGAGATGGGACTAGGCAACGTCTGGGTCATGGCTCCCTTCGTCAGGACTCTGTGGGAGGCTGAGAAGTTCGTGAAGCTACTGGCAGAGGAGGGCTTGGAGAGTAGCAGGGACTTCAAGGTGTGGGCAATGGCGGAGGTGCCGAGTATAATATTCCTGGCGGAGGAGTTTTCGAGGTACTTCGACGGCTTCTCGATAGGAAGCAACGACCTGACCCAGCTCACGCTGGGAACTGACAGGGACAGCGCGATACTTCCGAAGATTGATCCAAGGTATTTCGACGAAAGAGACCCCGCCGTGAGGACTGCGATAGCCATGCTGATAGAGAAGGCGCACAAGTCCCCCTATGGCTACAGGACAGTCTCTATATGCGGCCAGGCACCGAGCGTCTACCCGGACTTCACAGAGTTTCTCGTAAGGCAGGGCATCGACAGCATTAGCGTAAACCCGGACGTAGTAGCGAAAACGCGCGAATTAGTCGCGTCGATAGAGCGCAGAGTGATCCTGGAGAGGAGCCTAGGGATAGAGAGGTACGACGAGGATCTAGGCTGGCCTATGAGGCGAACAAGGAAAGGGCTTAGGAACATCTGGGCACGCAAGGTCGACGAAGAATTCTAG
- a CDS encoding hydrogenase maturation protease encodes MNASPRILIMGVGNRMYGDDAFGPLFAEALEQCGVPALNSELDVFTAVSHLEGVDLLIFIDVVDKSFGEPGDVVVLRIDPRTLSPEEVATAISFETSAHQVTPAHIVLLGYSSGFFRGEAYVVGVVSEHTDFARKMSSRVVAAAERACLKLREIARSAEINCVCVQKEFRNIVARYSQEFAE; translated from the coding sequence ATGAATGCATCTCCGAGGATCCTAATAATGGGAGTCGGTAACAGGATGTACGGGGACGACGCATTTGGACCACTCTTCGCAGAAGCGCTCGAACAGTGTGGTGTTCCAGCCTTAAACTCAGAGTTAGACGTGTTCACAGCGGTATCTCACCTCGAAGGAGTAGACCTGCTAATATTCATCGACGTAGTCGATAAATCGTTCGGAGAACCCGGCGATGTCGTAGTGCTCAGAATAGACCCCAGAACATTGAGCCCCGAGGAGGTCGCTACGGCGATTTCCTTCGAGACTTCCGCGCACCAGGTCACTCCAGCACACATAGTTTTGCTCGGCTACTCCTCCGGGTTTTTCCGAGGAGAAGCCTACGTTGTAGGAGTAGTTTCCGAGCACACGGATTTCGCTAGAAAAATGTCGAGCAGAGTCGTAGCGGCAGCAGAAAGAGCCTGCTTAAAGCTGAGGGAAATAGCCCGAAGCGCCGAGATCAATTGTGTATGCGTTCAAAAAGAATTCCGAAACATCGTTGCTCGCTATTCTCAGGAATTCGCAGAGTAA
- the psmA gene encoding archaeal proteasome endopeptidase complex subunit alpha, translating to MAGYDRAITIFSPEGRLYQVEYAFEAVKRGMTALGVKAVDGVVLAVEKRSASPLVEGTEKIKKIDSHVGVAFAGLFGDARVLIDQARIYAQSHRLVYGEPIPIELLVKRICDIKQVYTQHGGVRPFGVAFLFAGVDRKGPHLIQTDPGGTYLRCKARAIGAGAQKALDLFVKEYHDDIKIEEATLLALRGLKEAMEDGFTPENIELARIDVYTKEFKIFSTEELAKLFEKLR from the coding sequence ATGGCTGGTTACGATAGAGCCATCACGATATTCAGTCCTGAGGGCAGGCTGTACCAGGTTGAGTACGCCTTTGAGGCTGTAAAGCGCGGTATGACCGCGCTCGGCGTTAAGGCTGTTGACGGCGTTGTGCTGGCTGTTGAAAAGAGGAGCGCTTCGCCTCTAGTAGAGGGCACCGAGAAGATAAAGAAGATAGATAGCCATGTCGGCGTCGCGTTTGCCGGGCTCTTCGGTGATGCCCGGGTCTTGATAGACCAGGCGAGGATATACGCGCAGTCCCACAGGCTTGTGTACGGTGAGCCGATACCGATAGAGTTGCTTGTGAAAAGGATATGCGACATAAAACAGGTGTACACGCAGCACGGCGGTGTGCGCCCCTTCGGGGTAGCTTTCCTTTTCGCAGGCGTTGACCGAAAGGGACCCCACCTCATCCAAACGGATCCCGGCGGTACATACCTGAGGTGCAAGGCCCGCGCGATAGGTGCGGGTGCCCAGAAAGCCCTAGACTTGTTTGTGAAGGAGTACCACGACGACATAAAAATCGAAGAAGCTACGCTACTAGCCTTGAGAGGGCTTAAGGAGGCAATGGAAGACGGCTTCACACCGGAAAACATCGAGCTTGCCCGGATCGATGTCTACACGAAGGAGTTCAAAATCTTCTCTACCGAGGAGCTGGCGAAACTTTTCGAGAAACTACGTTGA
- a CDS encoding nickel-dependent hydrogenase large subunit, which yields MSVKEVFIDPITRIEGHLALRALVDTATKKPTDVWVFATMFRGFEVFLRGRPPEDAVHITSRICGVCGASHANASAHAVDMAYGVAPEPLGVVLRNMAFAMTDALYDHPLILNMLGGPDYSELIVKKLTPSVWSDAERTDAPNRDIHGFPKIADIMRALNPIEGRLWQLTVKYSRIAREAGVLIYGRHSHPSTLIPGGISTDLTNAEYLLIGYTYRLTKLTAWAKFLYAVWQDIVWFYEERHGYKEQGLTYRRHNMVSGGLFDDPEAYSALNGSPEDFYKNVDSAMSKRTIKPGAFVNGELVTKSYKEINLSIMEHVERSLYEDWKGKLPIYTEKDPEGNPLLWGKYDVAYHPWNKTTIPKPGAPDWNGKYNWATHVRFVWKDGTITPFEVGPIARLTVTAYQPSDFGSGNGILRVDLPRSGGADDLPPSVVEEMTLEWRAPPHSTTLQRVLARAFNVVADVAAAWSNVVKAVELVRSGRTKTSNPWNPPPRRTFGVGFTEAPRGTVRHWVVQEGGRIVNYQIHAPTTGNVSPKDKWGMSPFEQSVANSVVTEEVPPDSWEGLDFVRAIRSFDPCIACAVHIQVGNGRVIKKMILR from the coding sequence ATGAGCGTAAAGGAGGTATTCATAGACCCGATTACGAGGATAGAGGGGCACCTAGCCTTAAGGGCCCTCGTTGACACCGCGACGAAGAAGCCTACCGATGTATGGGTATTCGCAACGATGTTCAGAGGGTTCGAGGTATTCCTGCGGGGCAGACCTCCAGAAGACGCTGTGCACATAACTTCGAGGATTTGCGGCGTCTGCGGAGCCTCCCATGCGAACGCCTCTGCACACGCCGTGGACATGGCCTATGGTGTTGCCCCTGAGCCTCTCGGAGTCGTGCTGAGGAACATGGCGTTCGCGATGACAGACGCGCTCTACGACCACCCGTTAATTCTCAACATGCTCGGCGGACCCGACTACAGCGAGCTCATAGTAAAGAAGCTGACGCCCAGTGTGTGGAGCGATGCGGAGAGAACTGATGCGCCCAACAGGGATATACACGGTTTTCCGAAGATAGCGGACATAATGAGGGCTCTTAACCCGATTGAGGGGAGACTCTGGCAGCTGACTGTGAAGTACTCGCGGATAGCCCGCGAGGCGGGAGTGCTGATATACGGTAGGCACAGCCACCCCTCGACGCTGATCCCGGGCGGCATCTCCACGGACCTTACCAACGCTGAGTACCTTCTGATAGGGTATACGTACAGGCTAACGAAGCTGACAGCTTGGGCGAAGTTCCTCTACGCCGTCTGGCAGGACATAGTATGGTTCTACGAGGAGCGTCACGGCTACAAAGAGCAGGGACTGACTTACAGGAGGCACAACATGGTTAGCGGAGGGCTTTTCGACGACCCCGAAGCCTACTCGGCGCTTAACGGCTCTCCGGAGGACTTCTACAAGAATGTAGACTCTGCCATGAGCAAGAGGACGATCAAGCCCGGAGCCTTTGTTAACGGCGAGCTGGTAACTAAGAGCTACAAGGAGATAAACCTGAGTATCATGGAGCACGTGGAGAGAAGCCTGTACGAAGACTGGAAAGGGAAACTGCCTATATACACGGAAAAGGACCCCGAGGGCAACCCGTTGCTCTGGGGCAAGTACGACGTAGCCTACCACCCGTGGAACAAGACAACAATACCCAAGCCCGGTGCACCGGACTGGAACGGGAAGTACAACTGGGCTACCCACGTCCGCTTCGTGTGGAAGGATGGAACAATAACGCCGTTCGAGGTTGGACCTATAGCTAGGCTAACTGTCACCGCGTACCAGCCGAGCGACTTCGGCTCCGGAAACGGGATACTAAGGGTAGACCTGCCCAGGAGCGGCGGCGCCGACGACCTCCCACCCTCCGTAGTCGAGGAGATGACCCTCGAGTGGAGGGCACCGCCCCACTCTACGACGTTGCAGAGAGTCCTAGCGAGAGCGTTCAACGTAGTAGCGGACGTGGCGGCGGCGTGGAGTAACGTCGTCAAGGCTGTGGAGCTTGTGAGGAGCGGCAGGACGAAGACTTCCAACCCGTGGAACCCGCCGCCCCGGAGAACGTTCGGCGTGGGCTTTACGGAGGCGCCCAGGGGAACTGTGCGCCACTGGGTGGTACAGGAGGGCGGCAGAATAGTTAACTACCAGATACACGCTCCCACGACCGGCAATGTCAGCCCGAAGGACAAGTGGGGCATGTCGCCCTTCGAGCAGAGCGTAGCTAACAGCGTAGTGACGGAAGAGGTTCCGCCAGACAGCTGGGAGGGCCTCGACTTCGTACGCGCTATCAGGAGCTTTGACCCTTGCATTGCGTGCGCGGTTCACATACAGGTCGGAAACGGGAGAGTAATCAAGAAGATGATACTGAGGTGA
- a CDS encoding twin-arginine translocation signal domain-containing protein: protein MSLKGISISRRDFLKMGGVAALLASLNWDELVRLAVAQAQSGSINIVWFEAQDCAGNTTALIQATEPDLIDVLGGSFHLVGPGNVKLAFHETVMPEWGEGALSIARAAAQGKLDPFVLVLEGSFPQDEKAGGPPGSDSYCYIGDENGKVISCVEWMRRLLPRAVAVVTMGNCASYGGLVANKVLERVPGLPSSSWSDSPTGAVGFFDDPIRGIKGLVSTLPEAEPFRRFITGQCTLKPGEIRPDCRPAMAVPGCPANGNGQLRALAALVLWAKGLLPLPELDKYWRPKFIFGNTVHEQCPRAGSYAAGDFRAYPGENSYRCLYAVGCKGPISNCPWNKLGWVNGVGGPTRTGGVCIGCTMPGFTDAYEPFYKPLQAPRVPSGLEGVAAIAALLAGVGLAYGASKSIEKRKEEVAKEIKEVKAE, encoded by the coding sequence ATGTCATTGAAAGGCATTAGCATCTCACGCCGAGATTTCTTAAAGATGGGCGGAGTGGCAGCCCTGCTTGCATCACTGAACTGGGACGAGCTTGTCAGACTGGCGGTGGCACAGGCGCAGAGCGGTAGCATAAACATCGTCTGGTTCGAGGCCCAGGACTGCGCAGGAAACACTACGGCTTTAATACAGGCCACGGAGCCCGACCTCATAGATGTGCTTGGAGGCTCCTTCCACCTCGTGGGACCTGGAAACGTGAAGCTAGCTTTCCACGAGACAGTAATGCCTGAGTGGGGTGAGGGGGCCTTAAGCATAGCGCGCGCAGCTGCTCAGGGAAAGCTTGACCCCTTTGTTCTCGTACTCGAGGGAAGTTTTCCGCAGGACGAGAAGGCAGGAGGCCCGCCCGGAAGCGACTCCTACTGCTACATAGGGGACGAGAACGGGAAGGTAATATCCTGCGTAGAATGGATGCGGAGGCTCCTTCCAAGGGCTGTTGCTGTGGTTACCATGGGTAACTGCGCTTCCTACGGAGGGCTCGTCGCGAACAAGGTCTTGGAGAGGGTACCGGGTCTACCTTCTTCCAGCTGGTCTGATAGCCCGACGGGCGCTGTAGGATTCTTCGACGACCCCATTAGGGGTATCAAGGGCCTTGTAAGCACGTTGCCGGAAGCCGAACCTTTCAGAAGGTTTATCACAGGACAGTGCACGCTGAAGCCCGGGGAGATAAGGCCCGACTGTAGGCCGGCGATGGCCGTCCCAGGTTGCCCGGCTAACGGCAACGGACAGCTACGTGCACTAGCTGCTCTTGTTTTGTGGGCTAAGGGGTTGCTACCATTACCGGAGCTGGACAAGTACTGGCGTCCCAAGTTCATATTTGGGAACACGGTTCACGAGCAGTGTCCGAGAGCTGGTAGCTACGCTGCAGGAGACTTCAGAGCCTATCCAGGCGAGAACTCCTACCGGTGCCTCTACGCGGTAGGGTGCAAGGGTCCGATTTCTAACTGTCCTTGGAACAAGCTAGGGTGGGTTAACGGAGTCGGAGGACCCACGAGGACGGGCGGCGTGTGTATAGGGTGTACTATGCCGGGCTTTACGGACGCTTACGAGCCGTTCTACAAGCCGTTGCAGGCGCCGCGCGTTCCCAGCGGGTTAGAAGGTGTAGCGGCTATCGCAGCGTTGCTAGCAGGGGTTGGCCTTGCTTACGGCGCGTCGAAGAGCATCGAGAAGAGGAAGGAGGAGGTTGCTAAGGAGATTAAGGAGGTGAAGGCCGAATGA
- a CDS encoding ATP/GTP-binding protein gives MVRKSIIVMLGPAGSGKTSLVASLGKWIEKKQLVPVLYVNLDPGAPYTPYAAEVNIREYVKVEDVMAREKLGPNGALIRSIELAREYLPEIVERIGRSPKPYVLVDTPGQMELFLFRDLGVEFVEAMRRVGYIIGVLIFDHLLAARPQDVVSLRLLATIVQLRLGVDVIPVINKSDVSSETRERLSRALSDSSSLLEELKSERGLLGEMSEKVVGVLDEYRFATRVPLVSALTWEGLEELYDMLHEIFCACGDLT, from the coding sequence GTGGTCAGGAAGAGCATCATCGTAATGCTAGGCCCGGCTGGCTCCGGGAAGACTTCTCTCGTAGCGTCGCTAGGTAAGTGGATAGAGAAGAAGCAACTAGTACCCGTGCTGTACGTGAACCTGGATCCCGGAGCCCCCTACACGCCATACGCCGCGGAGGTAAACATCCGGGAATACGTTAAGGTTGAAGACGTGATGGCTAGGGAGAAGCTGGGGCCGAACGGGGCGTTAATAAGGAGTATTGAGCTCGCCAGAGAGTACCTGCCGGAAATCGTGGAACGGATAGGTAGATCTCCCAAGCCTTACGTCCTCGTCGATACGCCGGGGCAGATGGAGCTCTTTCTTTTCAGAGACCTGGGTGTAGAATTCGTAGAGGCTATGCGGAGAGTGGGCTACATTATAGGTGTACTCATCTTTGACCACCTTCTCGCCGCGCGCCCCCAGGACGTGGTCTCATTGAGGCTGTTGGCGACAATCGTTCAGCTCAGGCTGGGAGTCGACGTGATACCGGTGATCAACAAGAGCGACGTGTCCTCCGAGACCAGGGAAAGGCTTAGCCGGGCACTGTCGGACTCTTCCTCTCTCCTGGAGGAGCTAAAGTCGGAGAGAGGACTGCTCGGGGAGATGTCCGAGAAAGTGGTTGGCGTGCTGGACGAGTACAGGTTCGCGACAAGGGTGCCTCTTGTCAGTGCGTTAACGTGGGAAGGGCTTGAAGAGCTCTACGACATGCTCCACGAGATCTTCTGCGCGTGCGGAGACCTAACGTAG
- a CDS encoding tryptophan--tRNA ligase, which produces MSEGFREGDFSVTPWEAKGKIDYDKLIQEFGVEKLGEELLSRIERIAGGLHPLLRRNFFFAHRDLNLVLNDYEEGRGFFLYTGRAPSNSPMHIAHIVPFIATRWFQEKFGANVYIQIPDEEKFLAKKVETLEEIEKYAVQDILNIIALGFDENKTFIFRDTEYISKLYKPAVLVARHINFSTARAVFGFDNESTIGLIFYPALQIVPTFFEKKRPLIPCGIDQDPYFRLQRDIAPRLNRYKAAEVLSKLVWGLKGPETKMSASEPDTAILLSDPPETVKRKIINAYTGGRATVEEQRRLGGVPEVCTVFHWYSVLFEDDDKKLLERYHACRTGKLLCGECKAELVERINSFLERHRARVKDAEKKMHLYLYDGKLAQEMWNWEYRP; this is translated from the coding sequence ATGAGCGAAGGCTTTAGAGAAGGAGATTTCAGCGTCACACCTTGGGAGGCAAAAGGCAAGATAGACTACGACAAGTTGATCCAGGAATTCGGCGTAGAAAAGCTTGGAGAAGAACTTCTAAGCAGAATAGAGAGGATTGCCGGCGGACTTCACCCTCTACTCAGGAGAAACTTCTTCTTCGCGCACAGAGACCTAAACCTCGTGCTCAACGACTACGAAGAGGGGAGAGGGTTTTTCCTCTACACGGGTAGAGCGCCCAGCAACTCCCCTATGCACATCGCCCACATAGTACCCTTCATAGCCACTAGATGGTTCCAAGAGAAATTCGGGGCAAACGTCTACATACAAATACCCGACGAGGAAAAGTTCCTCGCAAAGAAAGTCGAAACCCTCGAAGAAATCGAAAAATACGCGGTGCAAGACATCCTAAACATAATTGCTCTCGGCTTCGACGAGAATAAAACATTCATATTCAGAGATACCGAGTACATATCAAAACTCTACAAACCCGCAGTCCTCGTAGCTCGGCACATAAACTTCTCAACAGCGCGAGCCGTCTTCGGCTTCGACAACGAGAGTACAATAGGACTAATATTCTACCCCGCGCTTCAAATAGTACCTACCTTCTTCGAAAAAAAGAGACCTCTAATCCCCTGCGGGATCGACCAGGATCCCTACTTCAGACTTCAAAGAGATATAGCGCCCAGGCTAAACAGGTACAAGGCTGCCGAGGTTCTTTCAAAGCTTGTCTGGGGTCTTAAAGGTCCTGAGACGAAAATGTCTGCCTCAGAACCAGATACCGCCATACTGCTCAGCGACCCTCCTGAAACTGTGAAGCGAAAAATAATTAACGCGTACACTGGTGGAAGAGCAACAGTGGAGGAGCAGAGGAGGCTTGGAGGCGTCCCCGAAGTGTGTACGGTGTTTCACTGGTACTCTGTCCTATTCGAGGATGACGACAAGAAGCTCTTGGAAAGATACCATGCCTGCAGGACCGGTAAACTTCTCTGCGGAGAATGTAAAGCGGAGCTTGTAGAGCGTATTAATTCCTTCCTTGAGCGCCACAGAGCGCGCGTGAAAGACGCTGAGAAAAAGATGCACCTCTACCTCTACGATGGAAAGCTGGCCCAGGAAATGTGGAACTGGGAATACAGACCATAG
- a CDS encoding Cdc6/Cdc18 family protein: protein MSLEEIFDQYLGSRIYKAREKLLPDYVPEDLPHRDEQIKRLALTLAPALSGSRPSNVFIYGLTGTGKTAVTKYVLRRLAEKGGGRIEYVYINCRQNNTSYRVLAELGKFLGVKIPFTGLALGEVMKRITQALDRKHRILIVVLDEVDNLVKRNGDDVLYYLTRVNEQLTNTRVSVIGITNDLKFTEFLDARVKSSLGEEELVFPPYNAIQLEDILRRRAKEAFHEGVVSDAVIKKVAAIAARQNGDCRLALDILLKAADIAERERASEVTEAHVDKARNEIEKNLTVDVIKTMPLHVKLVLASIYLLTKEGGAKTITTGLIYDKYKELVTKVGIEPVTSRRITDILNELDMAGIINARVISLGRYGRTKVVALGVPLKNVEEGLLSDIVISAVIGG from the coding sequence ATGTCGCTAGAGGAGATATTTGACCAGTACCTTGGCTCAAGGATCTATAAAGCCCGAGAGAAGCTTTTACCCGACTATGTCCCTGAGGATCTCCCGCACAGAGACGAGCAGATAAAGCGCCTTGCCTTAACGCTGGCTCCCGCTTTGAGTGGTAGCAGGCCGTCCAACGTGTTTATCTACGGGTTAACGGGTACCGGTAAGACTGCCGTTACGAAGTACGTCTTAAGGAGGCTTGCCGAGAAGGGAGGAGGGCGCATAGAGTACGTCTACATAAATTGCCGGCAAAACAACACTAGCTACAGGGTGCTCGCAGAGCTCGGCAAGTTCTTGGGCGTGAAGATACCCTTCACGGGGCTCGCGCTCGGAGAAGTTATGAAGAGAATAACTCAGGCTCTCGACAGGAAGCACAGGATACTGATAGTAGTGTTGGACGAGGTGGATAACCTCGTGAAGAGGAACGGCGACGACGTCCTATACTACCTTACCCGCGTAAACGAGCAGTTGACGAACACGAGGGTCAGCGTCATTGGGATAACGAACGATTTGAAGTTCACGGAGTTCCTCGATGCTAGGGTGAAGAGTAGCCTAGGGGAGGAGGAACTGGTGTTCCCGCCTTACAACGCGATACAGCTGGAAGACATCCTCCGCAGGAGGGCTAAGGAGGCTTTCCACGAGGGCGTAGTCAGCGACGCCGTGATAAAGAAGGTTGCGGCGATAGCCGCGAGGCAGAACGGTGACTGCAGGCTGGCCCTCGACATTCTTTTGAAGGCTGCGGACATAGCGGAGCGCGAGCGCGCCTCCGAGGTCACAGAGGCCCACGTGGACAAGGCTAGGAACGAAATAGAAAAGAACCTCACCGTGGACGTCATAAAGACTATGCCCCTCCACGTCAAGCTTGTTCTCGCGTCTATCTACCTTTTAACGAAGGAGGGGGGCGCGAAGACTATAACCACGGGGCTTATCTACGACAAGTACAAGGAGCTCGTGACGAAGGTGGGCATAGAGCCCGTTACCAGCAGGAGGATAACGGACATACTCAATGAGCTCGACATGGCTGGCATAATAAATGCCAGGGTTATAAGCCTCGGCAGGTACGGTAGGACGAAAGTTGTGGCTCTCGGAGTGCCCCTAAAGAACGTCGAGGAAGGCTTGCTCTCTGATATCGTGATAAGCGCGGTTATAGGCGGGTAG